The Azospirillum sp. TSH100 region GGCGATGCTCTCGAAGGTGCGGCGGTTCAGCAGCTTCTCCGGAAACTCGACGTCGAACTGCTCCTCCAACCCCAGCATCAGGCCGACGCAGCCGTGCGAGGTGAGGCCGGCGGCATAGAGGTCGTCATGGAGGGCGAGCGTCCCGGCATCGACCGCCAGCCCACCGCATTCCGCCAGGACGGAGCGGATGCCGGCGATCATCCCATCATCGGTCCCGCTGCCGATCCCGCTGGCGGCTCCGCCGGCGGAAGCGGAAAGTCCGGCGGTCCCGGCGCCCGGCGAGCGCTCGGAAAACGGATTGGCGTAAGGCGGGCTGGCATCCTGCGGCATTCTGGAATTCCCTTGGGGAAACTTGCTGATCAGAAGCTAGCCAC contains the following coding sequences:
- a CDS encoding acyl carrier protein, with amino-acid sequence MPQDASPPYANPFSERSPGAGTAGLSASAGGAASGIGSGTDDGMIAGIRSVLAECGGLAVDAGTLALHDDLYAAGLTSHGCVGLMLGLEEQFDVEFPEKLLNRRTFESIAAIRDAVRGLVDGGEA